Proteins from a single region of Lelliottia sp. JS-SCA-14:
- the tdcB gene encoding bifunctional threonine ammonia-lyase/L-serine ammonia-lyase TdcB, which produces MHITYDLPVTIEEIQDARKRLAGKIYKTGMPRSNYLSERCKGEIFLKFENMQRTGSFKIRGAFNKLSSLTEAERRKGVVACSAGNHAQGVSLSCAMLGIDGKVVMPMGAPKSKVAATRDYSAEVILHGENFNDTIAKVSEIVELEGRIFIPPYDDVKVIAGQGTIGLEILEDLYDVDNVIVPIGGGGLIAGIATAIKSINPTINIIGVQSENVHGMAASYYAGEIMNHRTTGTLADGCDVSRPGNLTFEIVRELVDDIVLVSEDDIRNSMVALIQRNKVVTEGAGALATAALLSGKLDHYIQGRKTVSIISGGNIDLSRVSQITGLVDA; this is translated from the coding sequence ATGCACATTACTTACGATCTTCCGGTAACGATTGAAGAAATACAAGATGCTCGCAAACGTCTGGCGGGTAAAATTTATAAAACCGGTATGCCGCGTTCGAATTATCTGAGCGAGCGCTGCAAAGGTGAAATTTTCCTGAAGTTTGAAAATATGCAGCGCACCGGCTCGTTTAAAATTCGCGGTGCCTTCAACAAATTAAGCTCGTTAACCGAAGCCGAACGCCGCAAAGGCGTGGTGGCGTGCTCGGCGGGTAACCACGCGCAGGGCGTGTCGCTCTCCTGCGCGATGCTCGGCATCGACGGCAAAGTGGTGATGCCGATGGGCGCGCCGAAATCGAAAGTGGCCGCCACCCGCGATTACTCCGCGGAAGTGATACTCCACGGCGAAAACTTTAACGACACCATCGCCAAAGTCAGCGAAATCGTCGAGCTGGAAGGCCGCATCTTTATTCCACCGTATGACGACGTGAAAGTGATTGCCGGGCAGGGCACCATTGGTCTGGAAATTCTCGAAGACTTATATGATGTCGATAACGTCATTGTCCCGATCGGCGGCGGCGGATTAATTGCCGGTATTGCTACGGCGATTAAATCCATTAACCCAACCATTAATATTATCGGCGTGCAGTCCGAAAACGTTCACGGTATGGCGGCGTCGTACTACGCCGGGGAAATTATGAATCACCGCACCACCGGGACATTAGCCGACGGTTGCGATGTTTCTCGTCCAGGTAATTTAACCTTCGAGATTGTCCGTGAATTAGTCGACGACATCGTGCTGGTGAGCGAAGACGATATTCGCAACAGCATGGTCGCGCTGATCCAGCGCAATAAAGTGGTGACAGAAGGGGCTGGCGCGCTGGCAACGGCTGCATTATTAAGCGGAAAACTGGATCATTATATTCAGGGGCGCAAAACGGTTAGTATTATTTCCGGCGGCAATATCGACCTTTCCCGCGTTTCCCAAATTACCGGCCTCGTTGATGCATAA
- a CDS encoding methyl-accepting chemotaxis protein, translated as MILSSGLLGLNAIQDKATKSNLATNLYKSLSSIRVARTNFQYTMDQKYLDNINDGTGELLETLNLLHRFSWSVDGKAALNTTTDAVNDYIAALTPFNKAIAEKKQSEEQLSSQILSSNAALIIQQSRDPSLSPAEALLSAQAAFTMSDIDSQLTLYKQHPTLEQQKVVTTFLQNGKTISEQLLTMLPDARRAMMQTNIDSINRISQELRNYRNVWGVQTSLSDNLTDKAEILTEDIQALSNLQQQKMVDAVISVQWQMATVAAAGIVLAVLLAMAITRSITRPLNETLRVAEQIAKGDLTGNLTHTRQDELGLLMQAVATMNESLKSIIRDVREGVDSVARSASEIAAGNLDLSSRTEQQSAAVVQTAASMEELTSTVALNAENANHARVLAQEASVNASEGSQISQKVIDTMKNVRISSRRISEITTVINSIAFQTNILALNAAVEAARAGDQGKGFAVVAAEVRSLAQRSAQSAKEIENLINESAVFVDTGFNLVEGAGEAMTRIESSVAQVRNIMSEIASATDEQSRGISQIAQAMAEMDTTTQQNAALVEESSAAASSLEGQAVQLEKVVSVFKVSAAATQRASEERTVKPVLVKEAAQPQNDWVQF; from the coding sequence ATGATACTTTCATCGGGTTTACTGGGACTTAACGCGATTCAGGATAAAGCGACCAAAAGCAATTTAGCCACGAATCTCTACAAATCCCTTTCGTCAATTCGTGTTGCGCGTACGAATTTCCAGTACACCATGGATCAAAAATATCTGGATAACATTAACGATGGGACGGGAGAGTTACTGGAGACCCTTAACCTGCTGCACCGCTTTAGCTGGTCGGTGGATGGTAAAGCCGCACTGAACACGACCACTGATGCCGTGAATGACTACATTGCCGCGCTGACCCCCTTTAACAAAGCCATTGCGGAAAAAAAGCAGAGTGAAGAACAGCTCTCTTCTCAGATACTTTCCAGCAATGCCGCTCTCATTATCCAGCAGAGCCGGGACCCGTCGCTCTCGCCTGCAGAAGCATTACTGAGCGCCCAAGCGGCCTTCACGATGAGTGACATTGATTCACAATTGACGCTCTATAAACAGCATCCGACGCTGGAGCAACAGAAAGTCGTCACGACGTTCCTGCAGAACGGTAAAACCATCTCTGAACAGCTTTTAACGATGCTGCCCGACGCGCGACGGGCGATGATGCAGACCAACATCGACAGCATCAATCGCATTAGTCAGGAGCTGAGAAATTACCGTAACGTCTGGGGCGTGCAAACTTCACTTTCCGATAATTTAACTGATAAAGCGGAGATCCTGACGGAGGACATCCAGGCGCTCTCTAATCTGCAGCAGCAAAAAATGGTTGATGCCGTCATTAGCGTGCAATGGCAAATGGCTACCGTAGCCGCCGCGGGTATCGTGCTAGCCGTACTGCTGGCGATGGCGATCACCCGGTCGATCACCCGCCCGCTCAATGAAACCTTACGGGTGGCCGAACAGATTGCCAAAGGCGATCTCACTGGAAACCTCACCCATACCCGCCAGGATGAATTAGGTCTCCTGATGCAGGCGGTTGCCACCATGAATGAAAGCCTGAAAAGCATCATTCGTGATGTGCGGGAAGGGGTGGACAGCGTGGCGCGTTCAGCGTCGGAAATTGCCGCTGGCAATTTAGATCTGTCGTCGCGTACCGAGCAGCAGTCTGCCGCCGTGGTTCAAACGGCAGCCAGTATGGAAGAGCTAACCTCCACCGTGGCCCTGAACGCAGAAAATGCCAATCACGCCCGCGTACTGGCCCAGGAAGCCTCAGTAAATGCCAGCGAAGGGAGCCAAATCTCGCAGAAAGTGATCGACACCATGAAGAATGTGCGTATCAGCTCGCGCCGCATTTCAGAGATCACCACGGTCATTAACAGCATCGCCTTCCAGACGAATATCCTGGCGCTGAATGCCGCCGTTGAGGCTGCACGCGCGGGCGATCAGGGGAAAGGATTTGCAGTGGTCGCGGCGGAAGTGCGCAGCCTTGCTCAACGCAGCGCCCAGTCGGCGAAAGAAATTGAAAACCTGATCAACGAATCGGCGGTGTTTGTCGACACTGGCTTTAACCTTGTCGAAGGGGCGGGGGAAGCGATGACGCGTATTGAGAGTTCCGTGGCACAGGTGCGCAACATCATGAGCGAGATTGCTTCCGCTACGGACGAACAAAGCCGCGGTATTTCACAAATTGCCCAGGCGATGGCCGAGATGGACACCACCACTCAGCAAAATGCGGCGCTGGTGGAGGAGTCCTCTGCCGCCGCCAGTTCGCTGGAAGGGCAGGCCGTCCAGCTGGAAAAAGTGGTCTCCGTGTTCAAAGTCTCTGCTGCAGCTACCCAGCGGGCGAGCGAAGAGCGGACAGTCAAGCCTGTGCTGGTTAAAGAAGCCGCGCAGCCACAAAACGACTGGGTTCAGTTCTGA
- the garK gene encoding glycerate 2-kinase encodes MKIVIAPDSYKESLSALEVAQAIEKGFREIFPDAQYVSVPVADGGEGTVDAMIAATQGTEHHAVVTGPLGEKVKACWGMSGDGTTAIIEMAAASGLALVPSAKRNPLITTSRGTGELILQALDNGARNIIIGIGGSATNDGGAGMVQALGAKLCDANGTEIGDGGGSLMALNHIDISGLDPRLKGCTIRVACDVTNPLIGEKGASRIFGPQKGADEAKIVELDRNLSHFADVIKKSLSIDVKNVPGSGAAGGMGAALMAFLGAELRSGIEIVTQALNLEEHIHDCTLVLTGEGRIDSQSIHGKVPVGVANVAKKYHKPVIGIAGSLTSDVGVVHQYGIDAVFSVLNSIGTLEEAFRGAFDNIYRSSRNIAATLQVGMRTQG; translated from the coding sequence ATGAAAATCGTAATCGCCCCTGACTCTTATAAAGAAAGCCTGTCCGCCTTAGAGGTGGCACAGGCGATAGAAAAAGGATTTCGGGAAATCTTTCCTGATGCTCAGTATGTCTCTGTGCCTGTCGCCGATGGCGGAGAAGGCACGGTCGACGCGATGATTGCCGCCACCCAGGGAACTGAGCACCACGCCGTGGTCACCGGCCCACTGGGCGAAAAAGTGAAGGCCTGCTGGGGAATGTCCGGCGATGGCACAACCGCGATTATCGAAATGGCCGCCGCCAGCGGACTGGCGCTGGTGCCGTCGGCAAAGCGTAATCCGCTGATCACCACTTCTCGTGGCACAGGCGAACTGATTCTGCAGGCGCTGGATAACGGCGCGCGCAACATTATTATCGGCATTGGCGGCAGCGCCACCAATGACGGCGGGGCCGGGATGGTGCAGGCGCTCGGCGCGAAGCTGTGCGACGCCAACGGCACGGAGATTGGCGACGGCGGCGGCAGCCTGATGGCGCTGAACCACATCGATATTTCCGGGCTGGACCCGCGACTGAAAGGCTGCACCATTCGCGTGGCCTGCGATGTCACCAATCCGCTGATCGGCGAGAAAGGGGCGTCGCGCATTTTTGGGCCGCAGAAAGGGGCCGACGAGGCGAAGATCGTCGAGCTCGATCGCAATCTCAGCCACTTCGCGGACGTGATTAAAAAATCCCTGTCGATCGACGTGAAAAATGTACCGGGTTCCGGTGCGGCGGGCGGCATGGGCGCGGCGCTGATGGCGTTTCTCGGCGCAGAGCTGCGCAGCGGGATTGAGATTGTCACTCAGGCGCTAAACCTCGAGGAGCATATCCACGACTGCACCCTGGTACTCACCGGTGAAGGGCGAATCGACAGCCAGAGTATTCACGGCAAAGTGCCGGTGGGCGTGGCGAACGTTGCTAAAAAGTATCACAAACCGGTGATCGGCATTGCCGGCAGTTTGACCAGCGACGTCGGTGTGGTGCATCAGTACGGCATCGACGCGGTCTTCAGCGTGCTCAACAGTATTGGCACGCTGGAAGAGGCTTTCCGCGGTGCGTTTGACAACATTTATCGCTCGTCACGCAACATCGCGGCGACTTTGCAGGTGGGGATGCGCACGCAAGGGTGA
- the garR gene encoding 2-hydroxy-3-oxopropionate reductase: MTMKVGFIGLGIMGKPMSKNLIKAGYSLVVSDRNPEVIAELIAAGAETALTAKAIAEQCDVVITMLPNSPHVQEVALGENGLIEGAKPGLVLIDMSSIAPLASREINEALKAKGVQMLDAPVSGGEPKAIDGTLSVMVGGDKAIFDKYYDLLKAMAGSVVHTGEIGAGNVTKLANQVIVALNIAAMSEALTLATKAGVNPDLVYQAIRGGLAGSTVLDAKAPMVMDRNFKPGFRIDLHIKDLANALDTSHGVGAQLPLTAAVMEMMQALRADGLGNADHSAIACYYEKLAKVEVTR; the protein is encoded by the coding sequence ATGACGATGAAAGTTGGTTTTATTGGCCTGGGGATCATGGGTAAACCAATGAGTAAAAACCTGATTAAAGCAGGTTACTCACTGGTGGTGTCCGACCGTAATCCGGAAGTGATCGCCGAGCTGATTGCCGCCGGGGCCGAAACGGCCCTCACGGCCAAAGCGATTGCCGAGCAGTGCGACGTGGTCATCACCATGCTGCCCAACTCCCCGCACGTGCAGGAAGTGGCGCTGGGTGAAAACGGCCTGATCGAAGGCGCGAAGCCGGGCCTGGTGCTGATCGACATGAGCTCTATCGCCCCGCTGGCGAGCCGCGAAATCAACGAAGCGCTGAAAGCGAAAGGCGTGCAGATGCTGGATGCGCCGGTCAGCGGCGGCGAACCAAAAGCCATCGACGGAACCCTGTCGGTGATGGTCGGCGGCGACAAAGCGATTTTCGATAAATATTACGATCTGCTGAAAGCGATGGCCGGTTCTGTGGTGCACACCGGTGAAATCGGGGCGGGCAACGTCACCAAGCTGGCGAACCAGGTGATTGTGGCGCTGAACATTGCCGCGATGTCTGAAGCCCTGACCCTGGCGACCAAAGCGGGCGTGAACCCGGATCTGGTGTATCAGGCGATTCGCGGCGGACTGGCGGGCAGTACCGTGCTGGACGCCAAAGCGCCGATGGTGATGGATCGTAACTTCAAACCGGGCTTCCGTATCGATCTACACATCAAAGATCTGGCGAACGCGCTGGATACCTCGCACGGCGTAGGCGCACAGCTGCCGCTGACCGCTGCGGTGATGGAGATGATGCAGGCCCTGCGTGCCGATGGTCTGGGAAATGCGGATCACAGTGCCATCGCGTGCTACTACGAAAAACTGGCGAAAGTGGAAGTCACTCGCTAA
- the tdcC gene encoding threonine/serine transporter TdcC, with protein MSNSETIIASQTKTSSWRKSDTTWTLGLFGTAIGAGVLFFPIRAGFGGLIPILLMLLLAYPIAFYCHRALARLCLSGSNPSGNITETVEEHFGKTGGVVITFLYFFAICPLLWIYGVTITNTFMTFWENQLQLPALNRGFVALFLLLLMAFVIWFGKDLMVKVMSFLVFPFIASLVLISLSLIPYWNSAVIDQVNLSDISFTGHDGILVTVWLGISIMVFSFNFSPIVSSFVVSKREEYEGEFGKEFTEQKCSKIIGRASMLMVAVVMFFAFSCLFTLSPQNMAEAKAQNIPVLSYLANHFASLSGTKSTFATVLEYGASIIALVAIFKSFFGHYLGTLEGLNGLVLKFGYKGDKKKVSVGKLNTISMIFIMGSTWVVAYANPNILDLIEAMGAPIIASLLCLLPMYAIRKTPALAKFKGRTENIFVTAIGLLTILNIVYKLF; from the coding sequence ATGAGCAACTCTGAAACTATCATTGCCAGTCAGACAAAAACGTCTTCCTGGCGAAAATCAGATACCACCTGGACACTGGGGCTGTTCGGTACGGCAATCGGCGCGGGCGTGCTGTTCTTCCCCATCCGCGCGGGTTTTGGCGGGCTGATCCCGATTCTGCTGATGCTGCTGCTGGCGTATCCGATCGCCTTCTACTGCCACCGTGCGCTGGCGCGTCTGTGCCTCTCCGGCAGCAATCCGTCCGGTAACATCACCGAGACGGTGGAAGAGCATTTTGGTAAGACCGGCGGCGTGGTTATTACCTTCCTCTACTTCTTTGCGATTTGCCCTCTGCTGTGGATTTACGGCGTCACCATTACTAACACCTTCATGACCTTCTGGGAAAACCAGCTCCAGCTGCCTGCGCTGAACCGCGGCTTTGTAGCCCTGTTCCTGCTCCTGCTGATGGCCTTCGTTATCTGGTTTGGTAAAGACCTGATGGTGAAAGTGATGAGCTTCCTGGTGTTCCCGTTCATCGCCAGCCTGGTGTTGATCTCCCTGTCGCTGATCCCTTACTGGAACTCGGCGGTGATCGACCAGGTCAACCTGAGTGACATCTCCTTCACCGGACACGACGGCATTCTGGTCACCGTCTGGCTGGGGATTTCCATCATGGTCTTCTCCTTCAACTTCTCCCCAATCGTCTCCTCGTTCGTGGTGTCGAAACGTGAAGAGTACGAAGGCGAGTTCGGCAAAGAGTTCACCGAGCAGAAATGTTCCAAAATCATCGGCCGCGCGAGCATGCTGATGGTGGCGGTGGTGATGTTCTTCGCCTTTAGCTGCCTGTTTACGCTCTCTCCGCAGAACATGGCCGAAGCCAAAGCGCAGAACATTCCGGTGCTCTCTTACCTGGCTAACCACTTCGCGTCGCTCTCGGGCACCAAATCGACCTTCGCCACCGTGCTGGAATACGGCGCGTCGATCATCGCTCTGGTCGCCATCTTCAAATCCTTCTTCGGCCACTACCTGGGCACGCTGGAAGGGCTGAACGGCCTGGTGCTGAAGTTTGGCTACAAAGGCGATAAGAAGAAAGTGTCTGTCGGCAAACTCAACACCATCAGCATGATCTTCATCATGGGCTCCACCTGGGTCGTGGCCTACGCCAACCCGAACATTCTGGACCTGATTGAAGCGATGGGCGCACCGATTATCGCCTCTCTGCTGTGCCTGCTGCCGATGTACGCCATCCGCAAAACGCCAGCGCTGGCGAAATTCAAAGGCAGAACCGAGAACATCTTTGTGACCGCGATTGGCCTGCTGACCATTCTGAATATCGTTTACAAACTTTTCTGA
- the pflB gene encoding formate C-acetyltransferase, with amino-acid sequence MKVNIDIRVAPYSDAWAGFCGNDWQESINVRDFIQHNYTPYEGDEHFLAPATPATTALWQKVMEGIRQENATHAPVDFDTNVATTITAHGPGYIEKELETIVGLQTDSPLKRALHPYGGINMIRSSFEAYGREMDPQFEYLFTHLRKTHNQGVFDVYSPEMMRCRKSGVLTGLPDGYGRGRIIGDYRRVALYGISYLVRERELQFADLQPRMERGEDLEATIRLREELSEHRRALLQIQEMAAKYGCDISRPAMNAQEAVQWLYFAYLAAVKSQNGGAMSLGRTATFLDIYIERDMKAGRLNEQQAQELIDHFIMKIRMVRFLRTPEFDTLFSGDPIWATEVIGGMGLDGRTLVSKSSFRYLHTLNTMGPAPEPNLTILWSEQLPIAFKKYAAQMSIATSSLQYENDDLMRADFDSDDYAIACCVSPMVIGKQMQFFGARANLAKTLLYAINGGVDEKLKIQVGPKTAPLLDDVLDYDTVMASLDHFMDWLAVQYISALNLIHYMHDKYSYEASLMALHDRDVHRTMACGIAGLSVAADSLAAIKYATVKPVRDHTGLAVDFVIEGEYPQYGNNDDRVDSIACDLVERFMKKIQALPTYRNAVPTQSILTITSNVVYGQKTGNTPDGRRGGTPFAPGANPMHGRDRKGAVASLTSVAKLPFTYAKDGISYTFSIVPQALGKDEGVRKTNLVGLLDGYFHHEAAIEGGQHLNVNVMNREMLMDAIEHPENYPNLTIRVSGYAVRFNALTREQQQDVISRTFTQAI; translated from the coding sequence ATGAAGGTAAATATCGATATTCGTGTCGCTCCCTACAGCGACGCGTGGGCCGGCTTTTGCGGTAACGACTGGCAAGAGAGCATTAACGTGCGGGATTTTATCCAGCATAACTACACGCCGTACGAGGGTGACGAGCACTTTTTAGCGCCCGCGACGCCTGCCACCACGGCGCTGTGGCAGAAGGTGATGGAGGGCATTCGTCAGGAGAACGCCACCCATGCCCCGGTCGATTTCGACACGAACGTCGCCACCACTATCACTGCCCACGGGCCGGGCTACATTGAGAAAGAGCTGGAAACCATTGTCGGCCTGCAAACGGACAGCCCGCTGAAGCGCGCCCTGCATCCGTACGGCGGGATCAACATGATCCGCAGCTCCTTTGAAGCCTATGGACGCGAGATGGATCCGCAGTTCGAATACCTCTTCACCCATCTGCGCAAGACCCACAACCAGGGCGTATTCGACGTCTACTCTCCGGAGATGATGCGCTGTCGTAAATCCGGCGTGCTCACCGGTCTGCCGGACGGATACGGACGTGGACGCATTATCGGCGACTACCGCCGCGTGGCACTGTACGGCATCAGTTATCTGGTACGCGAACGTGAGCTGCAGTTTGCCGATCTGCAGCCGAGAATGGAGCGCGGAGAAGATCTCGAGGCGACCATTCGCCTGCGCGAAGAGCTGTCCGAGCACCGCCGCGCGCTGCTGCAAATCCAGGAGATGGCGGCCAAATACGGGTGTGATATTTCTCGTCCGGCGATGAACGCCCAGGAAGCGGTGCAGTGGTTGTACTTTGCCTATCTGGCGGCGGTGAAATCCCAGAACGGCGGGGCGATGTCCCTGGGCCGCACGGCGACCTTCCTCGATATTTACATCGAACGCGACATGAAGGCCGGACGCCTGAACGAGCAGCAGGCGCAGGAGCTGATCGATCACTTCATCATGAAGATCCGCATGGTGCGCTTCCTGCGTACCCCGGAGTTCGACACCCTGTTCTCGGGCGATCCGATCTGGGCTACGGAAGTGATCGGCGGGATGGGGCTGGATGGCCGCACGCTGGTCAGCAAATCCTCGTTCCGCTATCTGCACACGCTCAACACCATGGGGCCAGCGCCGGAGCCGAACCTGACGATCCTCTGGTCGGAACAGCTGCCGATTGCCTTCAAAAAATATGCCGCGCAGATGTCGATCGCGACCTCCTCGCTGCAGTACGAGAATGACGATCTGATGCGCGCTGATTTCGACAGCGATGATTACGCCATCGCCTGCTGCGTCAGCCCGATGGTGATCGGCAAGCAGATGCAGTTCTTCGGGGCGCGCGCCAACCTCGCCAAAACGCTGCTGTACGCAATCAACGGCGGGGTGGATGAGAAGCTGAAAATCCAGGTCGGCCCGAAAACCGCGCCGCTGCTGGATGACGTGCTGGATTACGACACCGTGATGGCGAGCCTCGATCACTTTATGGACTGGCTGGCGGTGCAGTACATCAGCGCCCTGAACCTGATCCACTACATGCACGACAAATACAGCTATGAAGCGTCGCTGATGGCGCTGCACGATCGCGACGTCCATCGCACCATGGCCTGCGGTATCGCGGGCCTGTCGGTGGCGGCGGATTCTCTGGCGGCGATCAAGTACGCCACGGTGAAACCGGTGCGCGACCACACGGGCCTGGCCGTCGACTTCGTGATTGAAGGGGAGTATCCGCAGTACGGTAACAACGACGACCGCGTGGACAGCATCGCCTGCGATTTGGTTGAGCGCTTTATGAAGAAAATTCAGGCGCTGCCAACCTATCGCAACGCCGTGCCGACCCAGTCGATTCTGACCATCACCTCGAACGTGGTGTACGGTCAGAAAACGGGGAATACCCCGGACGGCCGCCGCGGTGGCACACCGTTTGCGCCGGGTGCGAACCCGATGCACGGGCGCGATCGCAAAGGGGCGGTGGCGTCGTTAACCTCGGTGGCGAAATTGCCGTTCACCTACGCCAAAGACGGGATTTCGTACACCTTCTCGATTGTGCCGCAGGCGCTGGGCAAGGACGAAGGGGTCCGCAAAACCAACCTCGTCGGCCTGCTGGACGGGTACTTCCACCACGAGGCGGCCATCGAGGGCGGGCAGCACCTGAACGTCAACGTCATGAACCGGGAAATGCTGATGGATGCCATTGAACATCCAGAGAATTATCCGAACCTGACGATCCGCGTATCAGGCTATGCGGTCCGCTTTAACGCCCTGACGCGCGAGCAGCAGCAGGACGTGATTTCACGAACCTTTACCCAGGCGATTTAA
- the tdcA gene encoding transcriptional regulator TdcA yields MTNTIILPKTQHLVVFQEVIKSGSIGSAARQLGLTQPAVSKIINDIESYFGVELIVRKNTGVKLTSAGQTLLAYSESITREMKNMVSEMNSLSFSTVIDVSFGYPSLIGFTFLSSMIKKFKEVFPKARVSMFEAQLSSFLPAIRDGRLDFAIGTLSDEMLLQDLHVEPLFESEFVLVASKTRTCTTTTTLASLTHEQWVMPQTDMGYYKELLTTLQNNHISIENIVQTDSVVTIYNLVLNADYLTVIPRDMITPFGSDQFVVLPVEDELPVARYAAVWSKNYRIKKSASVLVELAKQYSAQNSERRKQLTLTE; encoded by the coding sequence ATGACGAACACTATTATTCTACCGAAAACGCAACATCTGGTTGTATTTCAGGAAGTCATTAAAAGTGGATCTATCGGTTCTGCCGCCCGACAACTTGGCCTGACTCAGCCGGCCGTCAGCAAAATCATCAACGATATCGAATCCTACTTTGGCGTTGAGCTGATTGTGCGCAAAAACACCGGCGTGAAGCTGACCAGCGCGGGGCAAACGCTTCTCGCGTACTCCGAATCCATCACCCGTGAAATGAAGAACATGGTCAGTGAGATGAACAGCCTGAGCTTCAGCACCGTCATCGACGTTTCGTTCGGCTACCCGTCGCTGATTGGCTTTACGTTCCTCTCCAGCATGATCAAAAAGTTCAAGGAAGTGTTCCCGAAAGCGCGTGTCTCCATGTTTGAAGCGCAGCTCTCTTCGTTCCTCCCGGCCATCCGCGACGGTCGGCTGGATTTCGCCATCGGCACCCTGAGCGATGAGATGCTGCTGCAGGACCTGCACGTCGAGCCGCTGTTTGAGTCCGAGTTTGTGCTGGTGGCGAGTAAAACACGAACGTGCACCACAACGACGACACTGGCATCGCTCACGCATGAGCAGTGGGTGATGCCGCAAACCGATATGGGCTACTACAAAGAATTATTAACCACCCTTCAGAATAACCACATCAGCATCGAAAACATCGTCCAGACCGATTCCGTCGTCACCATCTATAACCTGGTTCTCAATGCCGATTATCTCACGGTGATCCCGAGAGATATGATTACGCCATTCGGTTCAGACCAGTTTGTGGTGCTGCCGGTGGAAGATGAATTACCCGTGGCACGCTATGCCGCCGTCTGGTCAAAAAATTATCGTATTAAAAAATCCGCTTCGGTATTAGTGGAGTTGGCGAAGCAATATTCCGCGCAAAACAGCGAAAGGCGAAAACAGCTGACATTAACTGAATAA
- the tdcD gene encoding propionate kinase, whose product MNEFPVVLVINCGSSSVKFSVLDAASCEALMTGIADGVNTDNAFISVNGSEPVALARKDYEGALAAIALELDKRDLMSSVALIGHRIAHGGSLFSESTLITDEVIDQIRQVSPLAPLHNYANLSGVEAAQQLFPGMQQVAVFDTSFHQTLAPQAYLYGLPYRFFEELGVRRYGFHGTSHRYVSQQAYGVLNIPEADSGLVIAHLGNGASICAVRNGHSVDTSMGMTPLEGLMMGTRCGDVDFGAMAWISQQTGQTFEDLERVVNKESGLLGLSGLSSDLRTLEKAWHDGHERARLAIETFVHRIARHIAGHAASLHRLDGVIFTGGIGENSRLIRQLVTDRLRVLGIQLDEEKNAQPGSAGERVISADTSRVPCAVIPTNEEKMIALDALRLGKVHLAAEIA is encoded by the coding sequence ATGAATGAATTTCCGGTTGTATTGGTCATTAACTGTGGATCGTCTTCTGTGAAGTTTTCGGTGCTGGATGCGGCAAGCTGCGAAGCACTGATGACCGGCATCGCCGACGGCGTGAACACCGACAATGCCTTTATATCCGTGAACGGGAGCGAGCCAGTCGCACTGGCTCGCAAGGACTACGAAGGGGCGTTGGCTGCCATCGCCCTGGAGCTGGACAAGCGCGACTTGATGAGCAGCGTGGCCTTAATTGGCCACCGTATCGCTCACGGTGGCAGCCTGTTCAGCGAGTCCACCCTGATCACTGATGAGGTTATCGACCAGATCCGTCAGGTGTCGCCTCTGGCCCCGCTGCACAACTACGCCAACCTCAGCGGCGTGGAAGCCGCGCAGCAGTTGTTCCCGGGCATGCAGCAGGTCGCGGTGTTTGATACCAGTTTCCACCAGACGCTCGCGCCACAGGCCTATCTCTACGGTCTGCCGTATCGCTTCTTCGAAGAGCTCGGCGTGCGCCGCTACGGCTTCCACGGCACCTCTCACCGCTATGTTTCTCAGCAGGCTTATGGGGTGCTGAATATTCCCGAAGCGGATAGCGGGCTGGTGATTGCGCACCTCGGCAACGGGGCGTCGATTTGCGCGGTTCGCAACGGGCACAGCGTGGACACCTCCATGGGCATGACGCCGCTGGAAGGACTGATGATGGGCACGCGCTGCGGCGACGTCGATTTTGGCGCCATGGCGTGGATTTCCCAGCAGACTGGGCAGACGTTCGAAGATCTCGAGCGTGTCGTCAACAAAGAGTCAGGCCTGCTCGGGCTTTCCGGCCTCTCGTCTGATTTGCGCACCCTGGAGAAAGCCTGGCACGACGGACACGAGCGCGCCCGCCTGGCCATTGAGACCTTCGTCCACCGCATCGCCCGCCATATCGCCGGTCATGCCGCGTCCCTGCATCGTCTGGACGGGGTGATCTTTACGGGCGGCATCGGTGAAAACTCCCGGCTGATTCGCCAGCTGGTGACGGATCGCCTGCGGGTGCTCGGCATCCAGCTTGATGAAGAGAAAAACGCCCAGCCCGGCAGCGCCGGTGAGCGCGTCATCTCCGCAGACACGTCCCGCGTGCCCTGCGCCGTGATCCCAACCAACGAAGAAAAAATGATCGCACTGGATGCCCTCCGTCTTGGAAAGGTCCATCTGGCTGCGGAAATCGCCTGA